Part of the Desulfovibrio legallii genome, CACTTGCGACGGGATGGAAGGGGATTGCGGCGCTTCGGACTTTTGACAAGCGCACTGAACCGAGGGAGGTAAAACCTGTTTTTCTTCTGGTACGCCCGCACAGCATTTTGACATCTTGCTAACCTCTTAAATTTTCTTTATTGGCAAAATTGCCAATATTACGAGTAAAAAAATTACCCTTTGTTCAGCATGTCCATTTGCGAAAGGACACGCTTTTCCACGATTTCTCCGGTGCAGGACAGAAAGGTGTCCAGACAACAGAGAGCAAGGCGGTAATAGATGTTTGTCCCTCTTTTTTCAGTGAAAACCACCCCCGCTTCCCGGAGTACGGAGAGATGCTTGGAAACAGTGGACATATCGTCCCCTACCAGAGCTTGCAGATCGCAGACGCACTTTTCACCGTCTCGCAGGGCATCCACCATGAGCAGGCGGCTCGGATGACCAAGCGCCTTAAAAATCTTGGCTTGTTCCGAGATATACTTTTTGTACCGGTCCATGTTTTCATCCTTGGCTTTTCAGCAAAATAGCCACTTGAATTTCTCTTGTCAAGATTGAAAACCATCATTGCTCAAT contains:
- a CDS encoding ArsR/SmtB family transcription factor produces the protein MDRYKKYISEQAKIFKALGHPSRLLMVDALRDGEKCVCDLQALVGDDMSTVSKHLSVLREAGVVFTEKRGTNIYYRLALCCLDTFLSCTGEIVEKRVLSQMDMLNKG